A stretch of the Bacillus sp. B-jedd genome encodes the following:
- the spo0A gene encoding sporulation transcription factor Spo0A: MKKIKVCVVDDNRELVGLLEDYISSQEDMEVAGIAHNGQECLELLEEVRPDVLILDIIMPHLDGLAVLERMRELKNGPFPHVIMLTAFGQEDVTKKAVELGASYFILKPFDMEMLGSHIRTVNGKSASMARKGPSSSYRSSSDQKPRNLDASITTIIHEIGVPAHIKGYLYLREAISMVYNDIELLGSITKVLYPDIAKKYNTTASRVERAIRHAIEVAWSRGNIDSISSLFGYTVSMTKAKPTNSEFIAMVADKLRLEHKAS; encoded by the coding sequence GTGAAGAAAATTAAAGTTTGCGTCGTGGATGATAATAGGGAACTGGTGGGATTGTTAGAGGATTACATATCATCCCAGGAAGATATGGAAGTGGCGGGAATCGCCCATAATGGCCAGGAATGCCTTGAACTGCTTGAAGAGGTGAGGCCTGATGTGTTGATTTTGGATATTATCATGCCTCATTTAGACGGCCTCGCCGTTCTCGAAAGAATGAGGGAATTAAAAAACGGTCCATTTCCGCACGTCATTATGCTGACGGCGTTTGGCCAGGAAGATGTGACGAAAAAAGCCGTTGAGTTAGGGGCTTCTTACTTTATTTTAAAACCTTTCGATATGGAGATGCTTGGCAGCCATATTCGAACCGTGAATGGAAAATCTGCTTCGATGGCCCGGAAAGGCCCATCATCCTCTTACCGTTCCAGTAGTGACCAAAAGCCAAGAAACCTTGACGCAAGCATTACTACTATCATCCACGAAATCGGGGTTCCAGCTCACATAAAAGGATACTTGTATTTAAGGGAAGCAATTTCCATGGTATATAATGATATTGAACTCCTCGGTTCCATTACGAAAGTTCTTTACCCGGATATCGCGAAGAAATACAATACAACAGCCAGCAGGGTTGAGCGCGCAATAAGGCATGCGATTGAGGTAGCGTGGAGCAGGGGAAATATCGATTCAATTTCTTCCTTGTTCGGCTATACGGTCAGCATGACAAAGGCTAAACCAACCAATTCGGAATTCATTGCCATGGTCGCTGATAAATTAAGGCTTGAACACAAGGCATCATAA
- a CDS encoding DUF2627 domain-containing protein, translated as MNRIAALLVMLIPGFLAAYGIKLMRDMVFGRLQQPFPYLWLQFLAGLILFAAGLAFVAGFIFYRDRKRNRVQDRFKQK; from the coding sequence ATGAACCGCATAGCAGCACTTTTAGTCATGTTGATTCCTGGTTTTCTGGCTGCCTACGGAATCAAACTGATGCGCGATATGGTTTTTGGAAGATTGCAGCAGCCATTTCCTTATCTGTGGCTCCAATTTTTGGCCGGCTTAATTTTATTTGCAGCAGGGCTCGCATTCGTGGCTGGCTTTATTTTTTATCGGGATCGAAAAAGGAATAGAGTCCAGGACCGATTCAAACAAAAATAG